The DNA sequence GATCCTACCTGGATTTACAATTTGGTCAAGCAAAATGCGGTACTGCCCCTTGATGAATTTATCCAGGGTGATAACTACGATGAATCCCAATTGGCCAGTATCAGTGTATTGGACGGCAAAAAGTACCTCATCAACGTCGAAAACTTTGTATACCCCATGTTCTACAATGTTGATATGTTTAAAGAAGCCGGAATAGAGAGCTTCCCCGAAACACACAGCGAATTCATTGAGGTGTGCAAGAAGTTGACCGATCCTTCTAAAAACCAGTATGGTTGGGACATGTCGCTGTCGTTACAGAATCCGACCGGTATTCAGAATGACATCATGGCATTGGTTTGGGCGAGTGGCGATACCGGACTGCCGAACCCAAACAACGAGGGTGTCAAGACGGTTTTTAATCTTGTGAATACCTTGTATCAGCAGGGGCTTATTGTACCGGGATCCATGACTGCCCAGGAACAAGATAAAGTTGAGCATTTTGTTAACGGCAGGACCGCAACCATGATCGATTCGCTTGCGCATATCAACATGATTCGTTCCAGAAACTCCGGATTCAATTTCGACATTGCCTTGCCTCCCGCAAAGGACGGTTATACCGGAAAGCATATTCTGGATTGTGCCGCTTGGGGTGTAACCATTTCAAAAACTTCCAAACATCCCAAAGAAGCCTGGGAATTTGTTAAGTATCTTATGAGCCCTGAGGTCAACTCTTTCATTGCCGACAGCGTCAATGCCTTCCCGGGAAACATTAATGGTGATCCGAGCTGGGTCAAGGAAGATGCGATGAATGAGAAGGCTTTCAAGCTGTATCAGGAAAATGGGGTACGGAACGAATTCCAGGGTGCTCCCGAGGCGAACAACCTTATGCGGCTTATGTCGGAACAACTCCAGGCGCTTCTCAATGGAAAGAAGTCCGTCGATGAGGCTCTTGCCGCGACGAGTGCTGCTTGGGAAAAGGTTTATTCGAAATAAAACCGATAATGGTTTACGACAGGAGAAGGGGAGACCTTTCTCCTGCCTTATGTTAAGGATGCGGAAATAGTAATGCTTAATCGAACACTATTGCTTGACAGACGAAAGAAATTAATCGAGCCCTATCTCTTTATCATCCCTGCGCTCCTTTTTTTATTCCTTCTGATGTTTTTTCCAATTTCTCAAGTTTTGCGATACAGCCTGATGGATAATGTCATCACCAATCCTGATCCCCAATTCGTGGGGCTGGCGCATTACAAAGAGGTTCTATCTGATGCCATTTTTAGATCCAGCGTTTTGCATACACTCTTTTTTGCTTTTTTTAGTGTTCTGTTTCACTTGATATTGGGCATGCTGTTTGCAAATCTGCTGAATGCTGATATTAATCCCTCCCTGCGAGCGGTATTACGTGTTATCTTCATTTTCCCCTGGCTGTTCACGCCGGCAATTATCGCCATTATCTGGCGACTTATTCTCGATCCTCTTGGAATCGTAAATTACATATTGGCAAGCATCGGCGCCATTAGTGGTGTTGTTGAATGGCTGAGCAACGAAAAAACAGCACTTCTTGTTTTAACCTTTATCAATATATGGAACGGTTACCCTTTTTATATGGTCAGCCTTTTGGCGGGGCTTCAAGGCGTCCCCAACCAGCAATACGAAGCTGCTTTGATCGACGGTGCCAACGGACGGCAGCGTTTCCTGTTTATCACAATTCCTCATTTGATGCCCATCATATTGAGTCTTAGTATTCTTGATTTCATATGGACGATGCAGGTCTTCCCGCTTATTTGGATGACAACAGGCGGTGGTCCCGGTCATGCGACGGAAGTGATGGCGACATACACGTATAAGCTGACATTCCTGCAGTTTGAATTCTCGAAAGCATCAGCATCGGCGATGGTGATATTGTTGCTGTCGATGCTTATGTCGATCTTCTATGTGCGGCAACAAAGGATACGGTGAGTATGACACATTCGATAAAAAAGCAAAGCATGGGCAGAAAGATCGTCACCTATTTTTTCTTATTGCTTGG is a window from the Sediminispirochaeta bajacaliforniensis DSM 16054 genome containing:
- a CDS encoding ABC transporter substrate-binding protein — translated: MKKILLTTFLFLLTFSFVFANGAQEKSGAGDQEIVLEFMQWWEPEMLPGAMEKICSDYEASHPGIKIKRISKPYAEVQSQVTIGAAAGTLSDVLGCDPTWIYNLVKQNAVLPLDEFIQGDNYDESQLASISVLDGKKYLINVENFVYPMFYNVDMFKEAGIESFPETHSEFIEVCKKLTDPSKNQYGWDMSLSLQNPTGIQNDIMALVWASGDTGLPNPNNEGVKTVFNLVNTLYQQGLIVPGSMTAQEQDKVEHFVNGRTATMIDSLAHINMIRSRNSGFNFDIALPPAKDGYTGKHILDCAAWGVTISKTSKHPKEAWEFVKYLMSPEVNSFIADSVNAFPGNINGDPSWVKEDAMNEKAFKLYQENGVRNEFQGAPEANNLMRLMSEQLQALLNGKKSVDEALAATSAAWEKVYSK
- a CDS encoding carbohydrate ABC transporter permease, with the protein product MDNVITNPDPQFVGLAHYKEVLSDAIFRSSVLHTLFFAFFSVLFHLILGMLFANLLNADINPSLRAVLRVIFIFPWLFTPAIIAIIWRLILDPLGIVNYILASIGAISGVVEWLSNEKTALLVLTFINIWNGYPFYMVSLLAGLQGVPNQQYEAALIDGANGRQRFLFITIPHLMPIILSLSILDFIWTMQVFPLIWMTTGGGPGHATEVMATYTYKLTFLQFEFSKASASAMVILLLSMLMSIFYVRQQRIR